AATTGTGAGCCATACTCAATTGATAACCTTTAAAACATTGGGTAATTCGCGTGGTGGACTTCTCTAAACGAAGACTCTTTACTCGTCAATTAGTTGATAGTGATGCAATTCGCCTGCCATGGATTATCAGTGCAGAAGTCTTGACCGATCTTTGTACTCGCTGCGGTCAGTGTCTTACAGCATGTGAAATGAACATCATCGTTCATGGTGACGGCGGATTTCCGAGCGTCGATTTTGCTCTGGATGAGTGCACCTTTTGCTACCAATGTGCAGAAGTCTGCCCTGCACCCATTTTTCTGCCCCAGTCTGAATCGCCCTGGCAGGCCACAGCATCCATAAGCCAACGCTGCCTGGCAACCCAGAACGTCGAGTGCCGCAGTTGCGGTGACAGTTGCGATGTGATGGCGATTCATTTTCATCTGGCAGCAGGAAAAGTGGCTCAGCCTGTAATCAACACTGATGAATGTAATGGCTGCGGTGCTTGTGTGTCAGTTTGCCCGACCGACGCTATCAAAGTTACCC
This Vibrio ostreae DNA region includes the following protein-coding sequences:
- the napF gene encoding ferredoxin-type protein NapF; the encoded protein is MVDFSKRRLFTRQLVDSDAIRLPWIISAEVLTDLCTRCGQCLTACEMNIIVHGDGGFPSVDFALDECTFCYQCAEVCPAPIFLPQSESPWQATASISQRCLATQNVECRSCGDSCDVMAIHFHLAAGKVAQPVINTDECNGCGACVSVCPTDAIKVTRIE